One Theropithecus gelada isolate Dixy chromosome 3, Tgel_1.0, whole genome shotgun sequence genomic window carries:
- the MOSPD3 gene encoding motile sperm domain-containing protein 3 isoform X1: protein MRRGAPQDQELVGPGPPGRGSRGAPPPLGPVVPVLVFPPDLVFRADQRSGPRQLLTLYNPTGTALRFRVLCTAPAKYTVFDAEGYVKPQSCIDIVIRHVAPIPSHYDVQDRFRIELSEEGAEGRVVGRKDITSVLRAPAYPLELQGQPDPAPHPGPPAGTPPPTARHFQEHPRQQLATSSFLLFLLTGIVSVAFLLLPLQDELSSQLPQVLHVSLGQKLVAAYVLGEDSSGWGPRTQEKGRRDRRSANKSPRAAHATLFFLCPPSRPPHHGVPPDLSSLFNPQPTPPHPPWAGS from the exons ATGCGCCGTGGGGCGCCCCAGGACCAGGAGCTGGTGGGTCCGGGGCCCCCTGGGCGGGGGTCCCGGGGCGCCCCTCCTCCCTTGGGACCCGTTGTCCCGGTTCTGGTCTTTCCCCCGGATCTAGTATTCAGGGCGGACCAGCGGAGCGGACCCCGACAGCTGCTGACCCTCTATAACCCCACAGGAACTGCGCTTCGATTCCGAG TCCTGTGCACAGCACCTGCCAAATACACGGTGTTTGACGCAGAGGGATATGTGAAGCCTCAGTCTTGCATTGACAT TGTGATTCGCCATGTGGCACCCATTCCCAGCCACTATGATGTCCAGGACCGCTTCCGTATTGAGCTGTCTGAGGAAGGAGCTGAGGGCCGCGTGGTGGGACGCAAGGACATTACCTCTGTTCTGAGAGCCCCAGCGTACCCCCTTGAGCTTCAGGGACAGCCGGATCCAGCGCCTCACCCAGGGCCTCCTGCTGGGACACCACCACCCACGGCCAGACACTTCCAGGAAC ACCCCCGCCAGCAACTGGCCACcagctccttcctcctcttcttgctGACGGGGATTGTCTCCGTGGCCTTCCTGCTGCTCCCACTCCAGGACGAACTCAGCAGCCAGCTGCCTCAAGTCCTGCACGTCTCCCTGGGACAAAAGTTGGTGGCCGCCTACGTCTTGGGTGAGGACAGTAGTGGCTGGGGCCCCAGGACCCAGGAAAAAGGGAGAAGGGACAGGAGGAGCGCTAACAAGAGTCCCAGGGCTGCCCATGCGACCCTGTTCTTTCTTTGTCCCCCCTCCAGGCCTCCTCACCATGGTGTTCCTCCGGACCTGAGCTCCCTGTTCAacccccagcccaccccacctcaccctccctggGCAGGGTCTTAA
- the MOSPD3 gene encoding motile sperm domain-containing protein 3 isoform X3, with the protein MRRGAPQDQELVGPGPPGRGSRGAPPPLGPVVPVLVFPPDLVFRADQRSGPRQLLTLYNPTGTALRFRVLCTAPAKYTVFDAEGYVKPQSCIDIHYDVQDRFRIELSEEGAEGRVVGRKDITSVLRAPAYPLELQGQPDPAPHPGPPAGTPPPTARHFQEHPRQQLATSSFLLFLLTGIVSVAFLLLPLQDELSSQLPQVLHVSLGQKLVAAYVLGLLTMVFLRT; encoded by the exons ATGCGCCGTGGGGCGCCCCAGGACCAGGAGCTGGTGGGTCCGGGGCCCCCTGGGCGGGGGTCCCGGGGCGCCCCTCCTCCCTTGGGACCCGTTGTCCCGGTTCTGGTCTTTCCCCCGGATCTAGTATTCAGGGCGGACCAGCGGAGCGGACCCCGACAGCTGCTGACCCTCTATAACCCCACAGGAACTGCGCTTCGATTCCGAG TCCTGTGCACAGCACCTGCCAAATACACGGTGTTTGACGCAGAGGGATATGTGAAGCCTCAGTCTTGCATTGACAT CCACTATGATGTCCAGGACCGCTTCCGTATTGAGCTGTCTGAGGAAGGAGCTGAGGGCCGCGTGGTGGGACGCAAGGACATTACCTCTGTTCTGAGAGCCCCAGCGTACCCCCTTGAGCTTCAGGGACAGCCGGATCCAGCGCCTCACCCAGGGCCTCCTGCTGGGACACCACCACCCACGGCCAGACACTTCCAGGAAC ACCCCCGCCAGCAACTGGCCACcagctccttcctcctcttcttgctGACGGGGATTGTCTCCGTGGCCTTCCTGCTGCTCCCACTCCAGGACGAACTCAGCAGCCAGCTGCCTCAAGTCCTGCACGTCTCCCTGGGACAAAAGTTGGTGGCCGCCTACGTCTTGG GCCTCCTCACCATGGTGTTCCTCCGGACCTGA
- the MOSPD3 gene encoding motile sperm domain-containing protein 3 isoform X2 has protein sequence MRRGAPQDQELVGPGPPGRGSRGAPPPLGPVVPVLVFPPDLVFRADQRSGPRQLLTLYNPTGTALRFRVLCTAPAKYTVFDAEGYVKPQSCIDIVIRHVAPIPSHYDVQDRFRIELSEEGAEGRVVGRKDITSVLRAPAYPLELQGQPDPAPHPGPPAGTPPPTARHFQEHPRQQLATSSFLLFLLTGIVSVAFLLLPLQDELSSQLPQVLHVSLGQKLVAAYVLGLLTMVFLRT, from the exons ATGCGCCGTGGGGCGCCCCAGGACCAGGAGCTGGTGGGTCCGGGGCCCCCTGGGCGGGGGTCCCGGGGCGCCCCTCCTCCCTTGGGACCCGTTGTCCCGGTTCTGGTCTTTCCCCCGGATCTAGTATTCAGGGCGGACCAGCGGAGCGGACCCCGACAGCTGCTGACCCTCTATAACCCCACAGGAACTGCGCTTCGATTCCGAG TCCTGTGCACAGCACCTGCCAAATACACGGTGTTTGACGCAGAGGGATATGTGAAGCCTCAGTCTTGCATTGACAT TGTGATTCGCCATGTGGCACCCATTCCCAGCCACTATGATGTCCAGGACCGCTTCCGTATTGAGCTGTCTGAGGAAGGAGCTGAGGGCCGCGTGGTGGGACGCAAGGACATTACCTCTGTTCTGAGAGCCCCAGCGTACCCCCTTGAGCTTCAGGGACAGCCGGATCCAGCGCCTCACCCAGGGCCTCCTGCTGGGACACCACCACCCACGGCCAGACACTTCCAGGAAC ACCCCCGCCAGCAACTGGCCACcagctccttcctcctcttcttgctGACGGGGATTGTCTCCGTGGCCTTCCTGCTGCTCCCACTCCAGGACGAACTCAGCAGCCAGCTGCCTCAAGTCCTGCACGTCTCCCTGGGACAAAAGTTGGTGGCCGCCTACGTCTTGG GCCTCCTCACCATGGTGTTCCTCCGGACCTGA
- the PCOLCE gene encoding procollagen C-endopeptidase enhancer 1: MCPRPREVPGHATVPPSPPPAPLASPHAHTPEAAPSGADYPAAAATAAAALQNSAAASVLRTSASFPRAMLPAATASLLGPLLTAWALLPFAQGQTPNYTRPVFLCGGDVKGESGYVASEGFPNLYPPNKECIWTITVPEGQTVSLSFRVFDLELHPACRYDALEVFAGSGTSGQRLGRFCGTFRPAPLVAPGNQVTLRMTADEGTGGRGFLLWYSGRATSGTEHQFCGGRLEKAQGTLTTPNWPESDYPPGISCSWHIIAPRDQVIALTFEKFDLEPDTYCRYDSVSVFNGAVSDDSRRLGKFCGDAVPGSISSEGNELLVQFVSDLSVTADGFSASYKTLPRGTAKEGQGPSPKPGTEPKVKPPRKSQPPEKTEETPSAPDAPTVTCPKQCRRTGTLQSNFCASSLVVTATVKSMVREPGEGLAVTVSLIGAYKTGGLDLPSPPTGTSLKFYVPCKQCPPLKKGVSYLLMGQVEENRGPVLPPESFVVLHRPNQDQILTNLSKRKCPSQPVRAAESQD; encoded by the exons ATGTGTCCTAGACCTAGAGAGGTCCCAGGACACGCCACTGTCCCGCCTTCCCCACCGCCCGCCCCACTGGCCAGTCCCCACGCCCACACACCCGAGGCTGCCCCATCTGGCGCTGATTATCCTGCTGCTGCCGCCACCGCTGCTGCTGCTCTGCAAAATTCAGCTGCTGCCTCTGTCTTGAGGACCTCTGCCTCTTTCCCCCGGGCCATGCTGCCTGCAgccacagcctccctcctggggcCCCTCCTCACTGCCTGGGCCCTGCTGCCTTTTGCCCAGGGCCAGACCCCCAACTACACCAG ACCCGTGTTCCTGTGCGGAGGGGATGTGAAGGGGGAATCAGGTTACGTGGCAAGTGAGGGGTTCCCCAACCTCTACCCCCCTAATAAGGAGTGCATCTGGACCATAACG GTCCCCGAGGGTCAGACTGTGTCCCTCTCATTCCGAGTCTTCGACCTGGAGCTGCACCCCGCCTGCCGCTACGATGCACTGGAGGTCTTCGCTGGGTCTGGGACTTCTGGCCAGCGGCTCGGACGCTTTTGCGGGACCTTCCGGCCTGCGCCCCTAGTCGCCCCCGGCAACCAGGTGACCCTGAGGATGACGGCGGATGAGGGCACAGGAGGACGAGGCTTCCTGCTTTGGTACAGCGGGCGGGCCACCTCGGGCACTG agcaCCAATTTTGCGGGGGGCGGCTGGAGAAGGCCCAGGGAACCCTGACCACGCCCAACTGGCCCGAGTCCGATTACCCCCCGGGCATCAGCTGTTCCTGGCACATCATCGCACCCCGGGATCAG GTCATCGCGCTGACCTTCGAGAAATTTGACCTGGAGCCGGACACCTACTGCCGCTACGACTCGGTCAGCGTGTTCAACGGAGCCGTGAGCGACGACTCCCGGAGGCTGGGGAAGTTCTGCGGCGACGCAGTCCCGGG CTCCATCTCCTCCGAAGGGAATGAACTCCTTGTCCAGTTCGTCTCAGATCTCAGCGTCACCGCTGACGGCTTCTCAGCCTCCTACAAGACCCTGCCGCGGGGCACTGCCAAAGAAGGGCAAGGGCCCAGCCCCAAACCGGGAACTGAGCCCAAAGTCAAGCCGCCCCGCAAGTCCCAACCTCCGGAGAAAACAGAGGAAACTCCCTCAGCCCCCG ATGCACCCACTGTCACCTGCCCAAAACAGTGCCGCCGGACAGGCACCTTGCAGAGCAACTTCTGTGCCAGCAGCCTGG TGGTGACTGCAACGGTGAAGTCCATGGTTCGGGAGCCAGGGGAGGGCCTCGCTGTCACTGTCAGTCTTATTGGTGCTTATAAAACTGGAGGACTGGACCTGCCTTCTCCACCCACTGGCACCTCCCTGAAGTTTTACGTGCCTTGCAAGCAGTGCCCCCCCTTGAAGAAAG GAGTCAGTTATCTGCTGATGGGCCAGgtggaagagaacagaggcccCGTCCTTCCTCCAGAGAGCTTTGTGGTTCTCCACCGGCCCAACCAGGACCAGATCCTCACCAACCTAAGCAAGAGGAAGTGCCCCTCCCAACCTGTGCGGGCTGCTGAGTCCCAGGACTGA